Proteins encoded together in one Miscanthus floridulus cultivar M001 unplaced genomic scaffold, ASM1932011v1 fs_833_1_2, whole genome shotgun sequence window:
- the LOC136533270 gene encoding acetylornithine aminotransferase, mitochondrial-like: MTSLQSFLDAGWAAGARPAAPQSRRARVSACLAAPPPPPPTTAASVGPARRELSAASRAVVEDEARYLVGTYKRSRVVFEYGRGCKLYDTDGREYLDMSSGIAVTALGHADPDVCATITEQSSKIVHVSNVFYTTPQVELAKRLVKVSFADRAFVASTGTEANEAAIKFSRKFQRVAHPDSDDPPMEFLAFSSSFHGRTMGAVALTSKSQYREPFAPVMPGVTFVDYGDLEAAKKFIQSGRVAAVFVEPVQGEGGIHSATQEFLQGLRDACDEAGALLVFDEVQCGFGRTGYLWAHEAFGVEPDIMTLAKPLANGIPIGVVLVKEKVAAAINYGDHGTTFGGGPLACQTAITVFDKIMKPGFLAEVSKKGENFKQLLRTKLSGNVHVKEVRGVGLLVGIELDVPAGPLVDACLDAGIIVLTAGKGNVVRLVPPLIISEKELAHAADVIRDCLPALDVATA; this comes from the exons ATGACCTCGCTCCAGTCCTTCCTCGACGCCGGCTGGGCCGCGGGCGCGCGGCCCGCTGCTCCGCAGTCCCGCCGCGCCCGCGTCTCGGCCTGCctcgcggcgccgccgccgccgccgccgaccaccgcGGCCTCCGTGGGGCCGGCGCGGCGGGAGCTGTCGGCCGCGAGCCGGGCCGTCGTGGAGGACGAGGCGCGGTACCTCGTCGGCACCTACAAGCGGTCCCGCGTCGTCTTCGAGTACGGGCGCGGGTGCAAGCTCTACGACACCGACGGGCGCGAGTACCTCGACATGTCCTCCGGCATCGCCGTCACGGCGCTCGGCCACGCGGATCCTGACGTGTGCGCCACCATCACGGAGCAGAGCAGTAAAATCGTCCACGTCAGCAACGTCTTCTACACTACACCCCAG GTGGAGCTCGCCAAGCGGCTCGTGAAGGTGTCGTTCGCGGACCGCGCCTTCGTCGCCAGCACTGGCACGGAGGCCAACGAGGCGGCCATCAAATTCTCCCGCAAGTTCCAGCGGGTCGCCCACCCAGACAGTGACGATCCGCCCATGGAGTTCTTGGCGTTCAGCAGCAGCTTCCACGGCCGGACTATGGGCGCCGTCGCGCTCACCAGCAAGTCGCAGTACCGGGAGCCCTTTGCGCCCGTCATGCCCGGAGTGACCTTCGTAGATTACGGAGATCTGGAGGCGGCCAAGAAGTTCATACAGTCTGGCAGGGTCGCTGCTGTCTTCGTCGAGCCCGTGCAGGGTGAGGGTGGTATTCACAGTGCCACCCAGGAGTTCTTGCAGGGGCTGCGGGATGCCTGTGACGAGGCGGGAGCCCTCTTGGTCTTTGATGAG GTGCAATGTGGTTTCGGGCGCACGGGTTACCTCTGGGCCCATGAAGCATTTGGAGTCGAACCAGACATAATGACCTTAGCAAAGCCATTGGCCAATGGTATTCCCATCGGTGTCGTCTTGGTCAAGGAGAAGGTTGCTGCAGCCATAAACTATGGCGACCATGGTACAACATTCGGCGGCGGCCCCCTTGCCTGCCAGACTGCGATAACCGTGTTTGACAAAATCATGAAACCTGGTTTCTTGGCTGAGGTGTCCAAGAAAGGGGAGAACTTCAAGCAGCTTCTCCGCACCAAGCTGAGCGGAAACGTGCACGTAAAGGAGGTCCGTGGGGTTGGGCTTCTTGTTGGCATCGAGCTAGATGTACCAGCTGGTCCTTTGGTCGATGCATGCTTGGATGCAGGCATCATAGTGCTGACCGCCGGCAAAGGCAATGTTGTGAGGCTCGTGCCACCACTCATCATCTCAGAGAAGGAGCTGGCGCATGCCGCGGATGTTATCAGGGACTGTCTGCCGGCGCTTGATGTCGCCACTGCTTAA
- the LOC136533274 gene encoding uncharacterized protein has product MSSATACFLSLLPPPCRPRHFLRHLALATATKPVPASASSLALPSSWPWARLRRLRELVPAESTGRLLSSATGSLIVALASASLVLGDAGTTSAFVVSMPRKLQADELATARLFRENTPSVVYITNLAVRWASPSPSQGSSAMDAAACSRLPNSSTRLDRARSSTMARLPARSMAPAHEPDGVMRPSPPSIEAWEFPQAG; this is encoded by the coding sequence atgtCCTCCGCCACAGCCTGCTTCCTCTCCCTGCTCCCGCCGCCATGCCGCCCGCGTCATTTCCTCAGGCACCTCGCGCTTGCCACGGCCACCAAGCCCGtgcccgcctccgcctcctcgctCGCCCTCCCCTCGTCGTGGCCGTGGGCGCGGCTACGGCGGCTCCGTGAGCTAGTCCCCGCCGAGTCCACAGGACGGCTGCTGTCGTCGGCCACGGGCTCCCTCATCGTGGCGCTCGCCTCCGCGTCGCTGGTCCTTGGCGACGCCGGCACGACATCCGCGTTCGTGGTCTCCATGCCCCGGAAGCTGCAGGCGGACGAGCTCGCCACCGCGCGCCTCTTCCGGGAGAACACGCCCTCCGTCGTCTACATCACTAACCTCGCCGTCAGGTGGgcctccccgtccccgtcccaagGCTCGTCTGCCATGGACGCGGCAGCTTGCTCGCGCTTGCCCAACAGCAGCACGCGTCTCGATCGCGCGCGCTCGTCGACCATGGCGCGGCTGCCTGCTCGTTCGATGGCCCCCGCTCATGAGCCCGACGGGGTCATGAGGCCTTCACCTCCGAGCATCGAGGCGTGGGAGTTTCCGCAGGCTGGCTAG
- the LOC136533273 gene encoding endoglucanase 14-like: MAVAVAAIGDSGASAAARGWGCLDDESLMSGCAALLLPSAAQQQPNYRAALTNSLLYFEGQRSGRLPPDQRVQWRGDSALADGRDHGVDLTGGYYDSGDNVKFGLPLAFTVTMLAWSVVEHERPLAAAGELRNALAAVRWGADYLTRAHAADETLYVQVGDGDSDHSCWQRPEDMDTPRTSYSVDASRPGSDVAGETAAALAAASVAFRPLDPGYSAMLLGHAEQLFRFAKNHRGLYQNSVPGAAKFYPSSGDEDELIWAAVWLFIATGGEDYKAFIAGDGNVGGAQTSFSWDNKFVGAQALVAKLILQGKLLDAGNAAAMKNHLEEFLCGVLEHNSNDGRLSPGGVLWLEPWNNLQYATSAAFVLAAHSDHLQAAAGSGASLRCGGATLPPSQLLAFARSQADYILGANPERMSYMVGYGTRFPEQVHHRGASVPSIKSSPGKITCKGGFGYYSRDEPNPNVIVGAIVGGPDGSDRYDDSRRNYQQTEPSTVTVAPIVGVLARLSQQN; the protein is encoded by the exons atggcggtggcggtggcggccatCGGG GACAGTGGAGCGAGCGCAGCCGCCCGTGGCTGGGGGTGTTTGGACGATGAGTCGTTGATGAGTGGATGCGCTGCGTTGCTGCTGCCTAGTGCA GCCCAGCAGCAGCCCAACTACCGCGCCGCCCTCACCAACTCGCTGCTCTACTTCGAGGGGCAGCGCTCCGGCAGGCTGCCGCCGGACCAGCGCGTGCAGTGGCGCGGCGACTCCGCGCTCGCCGACGGCCGCGACCACGGC GTGGACCTCACCGGCGGGTACTACGACTCCGGCGACAACGTGAAGTTCGGCCTGCCGCTGGCGTTCACCGTGACGATGCTGGCGTGGAGCGTGGTGGAGCACGAGCGCCCGCTGGCGGCCGCGGGGGAGCTCCGGAACGCGCTGGCCGCCGTGCGCTGGGGCGCCGACTACCTGACCCGGGCGCATGCGGCCGACGAGACGCTGTACGTGCAGGTCGGCGACGGCGACTCCGACCACTCGTGCTGGCAGCGGCCCGAGGACATGGACACGCCCCGCACGTCCTACAGCGTCGACGCCTCCCGCCCCGGGTCCGATGTCGCCGGCGAGACGGCGGCCGCGCTGGCCGCCGCCTCCGTCGCGTTCCGACCACTCGACCCCGGCTACAGCGCCATGCTCCTCGGCCACGCCGAGCAG CTGTTCCGTTTCGCCAAGAACCACCGTGGCCTCTACCAGAACAGCGTTCCTGGGGCTGCAAAATTCTATCCGAGCAGCGGCGATGAG GACGAGCTGATCTGGGCTGCAGTCTGGCTCTTCATCGCCACCGGTGGTGAGGACTACAAGGCCTTCATCGCCGGCGATGGCAACGTCGGAGGGGCGCAGACCTCGTTCTCATGGGACAACAAGTTCGTCGGCGCCCAGGCACTCGTCGCCAAG CTCATCCTCCAAGGGAAGCTGCTGGACGCCGGCAACGCGGCGGCGATGAAGAACCACCTGGAGGAGTTTCTCTGCGGCGTGCTGGAGCACAACAGCAACGACGGGAGGCTGAGCCCCGGCGGCGTGCTGTGGCTGGAGCCCTGGAACAACCTGCAGTACGCCACCTCCGCGGCGTTCGTGCTCGCCGCGCACTCCGACCACCTGCAGGCAGCGGCGGGCTCGGGCGCCTCGCTCCGGTGCGGCGGGGCGACGCTGCCGCCGTCGCAGCTGCTCGCGTTCGCGCGGTCCCAGGCGGACTACATCCTCGGCGCCAACCCGGAGAGGATGAGCTACATGGTCGGGTACGGCACCAGGTTCCCGGAGCAGGTGCACCACCGCGGCGCGTCGGTGCCGTCCATCAAGTCCAGCCCCGGCAAGATCACCTGCAAGGGAGGGTTCGGCTACTACAGCAGGGACGAGCCCAACCCCAACGTCATCGTCGGCGCCATCGTCGGAGGGCCCGATGGCAGCGACCGGTACGACGATTCCCGGCGGAATTACCAGCAGACCGAGCCGTCCACCGTCACCGTCGCGCCCATTGTCGGAGTGCTTGCGAGGCTTTCGCAGCAGAACTGA
- the LOC136533268 gene encoding glutamate--cysteine ligase A, chloroplastic-like: MAVASRLAVARVSTDGARPAAAVGRARSGGLAAVRLPPAATTGKRRRGGAVAASPPTEEAVQMTEPLTKDDLVAYLISGCKPKENWRIGTEHEKFGFEVDTLRPIKYDQIRDILNGLAERFDWHKIMEGDNVIGLKQGKQNISLEPGGQFELSGAPLETLHQTCAEVNSHLYQVKAVGEEMGIGFLGLGFQPKWALSDIPIMPKGRYEIMRNYMPKVGTLGLDMMFRTCTVQVNLDFSSEQDMIRKFRAGLALQPIATAIFANSPFKEGKPNEFLSLRSHIWTDTDNNRAGMLPFVFNNSFGFEQYVDYALDVPMYFVYRNKKYIDCTGMSFRDFMQGKLPQAPGELPTLNDWENHLTTIFPEVRLKRYLEMRGADGGPWRRLCALPAFWVGLLYDEESLQSIIDMTFDWTKEEREMLRRKVPLTGLKTPFRDGYVRDLAEEVLKLAKSGLERRGYKEVGFLREVDEVVRTGVTPAERLLNLYETKWQRNVDHVFEHLLY; this comes from the exons ATGGCGGTGGCGTCGCGGCTGGCGGTCGCGCGGGTGTCGACGGACGGCGCGCGCCCCGCGGCGGCAGTGGGGAGGGCGAGGAGTGGTGGGCTCGCGGCGGTTCGGCTTCCGCCGGCCGCCACGACGGGGAAGAGGAGGCGGGGCGGGGCCGTCGCGGCCAGCCCCCCCACGGAGGAGGCCGTGCAGATGACGGAGCCGCTCACCAAGGACGACCTCGTCGCCTACCTCATCTCCGGGTGCAAACCCAAGGAGAATTGGAG AATTGGCACGGAGCATGAAAAGTTTGGTTTCGAAGTCGACACATTACGTCCTATAAAATACGATCAGATTCGCGACATACTGAACGGGCTCGCTGAGAGATTTGATTGGCACAAGATAATGGAAGGAGACAATGTTATTGGCCTCAAGCAG GGAAAGCAAAACATCTCACTAGAACCTGGAGGCCAATTTGAACTTAGTGGTGCTCCTCTCGAAACATTACATCAAACTTGTGCTGAGGTCAATTCACATCTTTATCAG GTCAAAGCAGTTGGAGAGGAAATGGGAATAGGATTTCTTGGGCTTGGCTTTCAGCCGAAATGGGCACTGAGTGATATACCAATAATGCCAAAG GGAAGATACGAAATAATGAGGAATTACATGCCTAAAGTTGGTACTCTTGGCCTTGATATGATGTTCCGGACATGTACTGTGCAG GTTAATCTCGACTTCAGTTCGGAACAGGATATGATAAGGAAATTTCGCGCTGGCCTTGCATTGCAGCCT ATTGCAACTGCAATATTTGCCAATTCTCCCTTTAAAGAAGGAAAACCAAATGAATTTCTCAGCTTAAGGAG CCATATCTGGACAGATACTGATAACAACCGTGCAGGGATGCTCCCTTTTGTCTTCAACAACTCATTTGG GTTTGAGCAATATGTGGATTACGCATTAGATGTTCCAATGTATTTTGTGTATCGAAATAAAAAGTATATTGACTGCACCGGAATGTCGTTTCGG GATTTTATGCAAGGAAAGCTCCCACAGGCTCCTGGGGAGTTGCCTACTCTTAATGATTGGGAGAACCATCTAACAACAATTTTTCCTGAG GTTAGATTAAAGAGATACCTTGAGATGAGAGGTGCTGATGGTGGCCCATGGAGGAGATTGTGTGCGCTGCCTGCATTTTGG GTTGGGCTGCTGTACGATGAGGAATCATTACAAAGTATTATAGACATGACTTTTGATTGGACAAAGGAGGAAAGAGAGATGCTAAGACGGAAG GTACCGTTGACTGGTTTGAAGACACCATTTCGTGATGGATATGTAAGAGATTTAGCTGAGGAAGTTCTAAAACTGGCCAAG AGTGGACTGGAAAGAAGAGGATACAAGGAGGTTGGTTTCCTTAGAGAGGTCGACGAAGTGGTGAGAACAG GAGTGACACCTGCTGAGAGGCTTCTAAATCTGTACGAGACGAAGTGGCAACGCAACGTAGACCATGTTTTCGAGCATTTGTTATACTGA